The nucleotide sequence TTTAGGGTTCATGCTTATAAGGAGTGAGAGGGTTTCCTCCTCCCTTTTTATAAAGAGATCACCACCATTTTCTATTATGAACTGGTTAACTCCCATCTCCTCCAGTTTCCTACCTACAAAGAGGTTTACAGCTCCAGCAACTCCCGCCATCGGACCAACCCCACACTTTCTACACTCAACTGCCATCTTCCTAACAACCTTTGGGGCAATAGGTTCAACTTCAACTGGAGTTAAAGAGGTAAAGAACTCCTCCTTAGAGCTCCCGTAAACTTCTATCTGGGAACGGAGCTCCACTACAAACTCTGAAATCCCTTCCCTCAAATCGGGAGAGTAAAGGCTTTCAGGAACGGCAATCCAGAGGTCACTCTCTCCGGCTATAACCTCAAAGGATTTAAAGCCCTTAGGGTTTTGAAATCTCCTGTAATACCTCTTCTCAGGCCTTACCATTACATCTCTTCTACCAGTTTTGAAATCTCCTTGGAGCGTTCAGTAGCCCTCTTTACAGCCTCAATAAATGCAAAGCGGGCACCCTTTTCCTCAAGGACTGAAAGCCCCTCAATCGTCGTTCCGGCAGGGGATGAGACCTTGTCCTTTAAAACCTCCGGGTGTTCATCCCTTGACATGGAAGCACACCCCTCAAGGACCTGAAAGGCTATCTCCTTTGAAATCTCTCTACTCAAACCGACCCTTACGCCTGCATCGCTTAAAGCCTCTATAAGGAGGAAAATAAAGGCTGGGGAACTTCCGGCAGCTCCGGTAAAGGCATCAAAGAGGTTCTCCGAAAGTGAGTAAACCTTTCCCGTTGCCTCTAAGAGCCTCTTTATTCTCTCTACCTCTTCCTCCAAAAGCCTTTTGTTCTCACAGAAGGCAATTACCCCCTTCCTAACCTTTACCAAAATGTTCGGCATAATCCTCACTATCTTCTTATCATCTCCGATTACCTGCTCAATCTTCCTTATAGGGTAGCCGGCTGCCATTGAGACAACTATCTGAGCGGCAGTTACAGTGTCCTTAATTTCCTCTAAAACGGAAGTCAAAACTTGAGGCTTAACGGCTAAAAAGATCACGTCACTGTTAAGAACAACGTCAACGTTTCTCTTAAAGGTCTTTACTCCAAACTTCTCTTGGAGCTCCTTTAATCTTGATTCATTAACGTCAGATACGCAGACCATGCTGGGCAAAATAAGCTCCTCTCCAACGAAGGCTCCAATAAAGGCTTCAGCCATGTTTCCACCACCGATAAATCCAATCCTCAAATTCATAGTTCCTCCATTTAAAGAAAAATTTCCTATATTATAGTTTGCAAACTTGCCCGGGTGGCGGAACTGGCAGACGCGGGGGACTCAAAATCCCCTGGCCGCAAGGCCGTGCGGGTTCAAGTCCCGCCCCGGGCACCAATCTAAAACTCAGGATAGAGTTGCCCTCCTCCAGATAACTCAAAGGAACTTTCCCTATATCCGCCAACAAACTCTACTGCTACTTTAAAAGCTTCATCAACTTTAAACCCTTTAGAAAGGAGAGATAAAAAGGAGGAAGAAAAGGCACAGCCGGTTCCCCTCACCACTCTGCTATCCTTTTTGTGAACAAACTTTTCCACCAATTTACCATTAACGATTAAGAGGTCTTCAACCTCTTTTTCGCCTTTGGGAGCTCCTTTCACTACCAGAACTCTTTCTTTAAAAACTTCTCCAAAAGACGGCTCAAGCCTTTTAAATTCTGAGTAATTAGGAGTTATCACCGTGGAAACTTCAATTAGAGGAGCTATAGCCTTTAAGTCCTCAACGAACTCCTTCCCAAAGGTCGGAGCTAAAACGGGGTCAAAAACAACCGGAACGCCTAATTTACCTATTCTTTCGGCTATTTTCCGATTTACCTTTTCTTCTCTGTGAGGTAACCCCAACTTTACCCCTTTAACGGGAATTTCCTCAAGAACAGCGTCAAGCTGCTCTAATAAAAAATCACCTTCAACGAAATCAACTTCCTTTACTCCCTTTGTATTCTGAACTGTATTCGCCGTTATTACTGCACACCCTAGAAAGCCAAAGTGGCGAAAGGTTGCATAGTCCCTTAAGATTCCGGCCCCTCCGGTCGGGTCAAATCCGGCAATGGAAAGGAGAAAGTCCATCACAATACCTCCAGAAATTAAAGATATAATTAGCCCACAAAATAGGAGGTTGGAGATGAAGATAGCCCTTGCCTGCGATCACGGAGGTTTTAGGCTCAAAGAGGTAATTAAATCCTACCTTGAAGAACTGGGAATTGAGTACGTTGACTACGGAACTTACTCTGAAGAATCGGTTGACTATCCAGACTTTGCCTATAAAGCGGCCAAAGGAATAGTAAACGGAGAGGCCGACAGGGGAATCTTTATCTGCGGAACCGGCATAGGGATATCAATAGCTGCGAACAAGGTTAAGGGAATAAGAGCAGCTTTATGCTACAACGTTTACGCAGCCGAAATGAGCAGGCGCCACAACGACGCAAACGTCCTGTGTTTAGGAGGCAGAGTAATAGGGGATGAACTTGCAAAGAGGATAGTGAAGGCGTGGATTGAAACTCCGTTTGAGGGAGGAAGACACGAAAGGAGAGTAAATAAGATATCTGAAATTGAGAAAAACGAATGGGAGGATAGTTAAATGAAGCACCTTAAGAGCGTTGACCCTGAAATTTTTGAGGCCTTAAAGTGTGAGTACAGGAGACAGAATGAGCACCTGGAACTGATCGCTTCTGAAAACTTTACTTCCCCAGCAGTTATGGAAGCCCAAGGAAGCGTTCTAACAAACAAGTACGCTGAAGGGTACCCGGGAAAGCGCTACTACGGAGGTTGTGAGTGCGTTGACGTTGCAGAAAGGTTGGCAATTGAAAGGTGTAAGGAGCTCTTTAAAGCTGAGCACGTCAACGTTCAGCCCCACTCCGGTTCCCAAGCAAACCAGGCCGTTTATTTAGCAGTTTTAAAACCAGGAGATACGATTCTCTCAATGAACCTCTCCCACGGAGGACACCTTTCCCACGGCTCTCCAGTCAACATGACCGGAAAGTACTTCAACGTAGTTCAGTACGGGGTTAGGAAGGATACAGAAACTATAGATTTTGACCAAGTGTACCAGCTCGCAAAGGAGCACAAGCCTAAGCTGATAATATGCGGCGCTTCAGCCTACCCAAGAGTTATTGACTTTGACAAGTTCAGGGAGATTGCCGATGAGGTCGGAGCTCTCCTCCTTGCAGACATTGCCCACATTGCCGGCCTTGTGGTAGCAGGTCTCCACCCCTCCCCCATTGAGGCTTGCCACTTCGTAACGACGACCACCCACAAGACACTGAGGGGACCAAGGGGCGGAGTTGTAATGTGTAAAGAGGAGTTTGCAAAAGATATAGACAAGGCCGTCTTCCCCGGCCTCCAGGGTGGACCACTTATGCACGTAATTGCCGCAAAGGCCGTTGCCTTTAAAGAGGCCCAAACTGAAGAGTTCAAGAAGTATCAAGAGCAGGTAGTTAAAAACGCTAAAGTAATGGCAGAAGAGCTCCAGAGGCAGGGCTTCAGGCTAGTTTCCGGAGGAACAGACAACCACCTAATGCTAGTTGACCTTACAGATAAGGGAATAACAGGAAAAGAGGCAGAAGCAGCCCTTGGTAGAGCAAATATTACAGTTAATAAGAACACGATTCCTTTTGATACGAGAAGTCCTTTTGTTACAAGCGGTATAAGAATTGGAACTCCTGCAATAACGACAAGAGGAGTAAAAGAGGACGAAGCCAGGAGAATCGCCCAGCTTATAGCCAAAGTCTTAAACAACATTAACGATGAGAAAGTCATTGAGAAAGTTAAGTCTGAAGTTCTTGAAATTTGTACAAAACATCCTTTGTACCCTGAACTAAAAGATCTTTACTCTTAAAATTTGAAGGAGGGGATATCCCCTCCTATTCCTCTCTTAAATCTCAATTATCCCCTTTCCAAAGGTTTTAAAAAGAGTTATCTTAAATTAAATGATTCTTTTAGGGGGAAGGGATGAATAGTAAAAACTTAATAAAGAAATCAGCCCAAAAAGCAAGTGAAGAATTAATAAAAAATCTCTCTCTAATAAGCTATTCAGAAATCTCAGAGAAGAAGGTAGAAAATATAAAAAAGGTAATTTTAAAATTCCTTAGCAAGGAACTAGAAGTTTCCGAAGCTATTAAAGAAATAATTAAAAACAAGCTACCTTTCTTCTTAATTCAAAAATTTATTGAAAATTTCAAGGTGGAACTCGCTAAAGAAATTGCAGTAGAAAACCCAGACTCTAAGGAAGAAACAAAAACGATTAAAGCTAAACTTCAAAATTTGGAAAATGAAATTGCAAAAGAATACCTAAAAATTAATATTGGAGAATTGGAAGATATAAAAAACTCTAAACTTAAAAAGTATGCCCTCTATAGAGCCCATGCAAATTACATAGAAAGGATAATTGAGTCCGTACGAAGAGAAGAATTATCAAAATTCCCACTCGAGAGCTATACAGAAAGCGATTTTAAGACAAGCATTTACTACCCCGAGAGTATAATGGCCTGCATGAACGCTTATTTATGTGATTACCTTGAAAACCTTGAAAAAGCTGTATTTAGAGCTGCAAAAGCTTTCTTTATCCTTTTGAAGAAAGGAAACTACACCGAAGGGCTCTTAGCATTTGGAGAATTAAAAGAGTTAGCACTAAAAGTCAGCCAGAAACTTGCAGAACTTTACTTTCAAGCATTTACAAAAGGAGATTCTAACTTTATAAAGTTAGTAGAGTATTTAAAAGAATTCTATCCAAAGCAATTCATTGCTGCTCTTGATTTTGCGGACTTAAAGAAACTGAACAGAACTCTTTCCGAAGCCAAGGTGGATAAAATCCTTGAGGAAACCGAAAAGGTAATCCAAAATTTTTTTGAAAGCCAGAAAAAAAACTATCTAGCAGTGAGGGGTATTAATCACAATTTTCTAATTCTAGGAGTAGGTATTGAAGAGGAGAAATTTGAAAAAGACATAAAAAAATTAACTGTTTTGCTAGAAAAAACTTTAAAGCAAATAGGCACAGAAGCACCATTTAGAGTTTATGGTTTCCTATTAGATGAACGCTTTGAAGGATTTGAAAATCGCCTTAATAATCTCTTAACTAAGCTAAAAGAGATTTCAAAAAAAGAAGAAAAACAAGTTTTCATTATTACAAATGAAGAGGGAATTGAAAAACTATTTAAGTGGCAAAAAGAACAGCTTAGAAAAATCTCATTTATAACAGGTAAAATCAATAACAACAATATAGAAATTGTTTTTCAACCCATAGCCGATAGCAAAACTTTCAATATAATAGCCCTTGAAACTCTATTTAGATTAAGGGATGGAGATTCTCTTGTACCTCCCGGGCTTTTTATAGATTTAATCTATCAATTCAACTTGATAACTAATATAGATAAAATTGTTCTTAAAAGAATTTTAGAGCAAAAAGATCTCGTAGCTTCAGTAACTACTAACTTGTTCATAAATGTAAGTCCTCAATCTCTTTCCTCGGTATCTTTCTTAAAGAAACTAGACAACTTTCTCAAAAAAATGGAAAACTTTTCCATCTTTTTAGAAATAACTGAGCAGAGACTCCTTGAAAATGCTTGTGAACTTAAACAAATTTCGAAAAAATATCCTAACCTTAAGTTCGCAATTGATGATTTTGGAAGTGGTTATTCCTCTTTTAAACTAGTAATAGACCTTGCAGAAAACAGAACTCTTGAAGTACTAAAACTTGATGGCTCTTTCACTAAAAAAATCTCATCAAGTCAATTCACAAGAAACGTAGTAAAAGCCATAGGTTCCCTTTCTAAGAACCTTGGAATCAAAACCGTTGCGGAATTTGTTGAAGAACCAGAGGCAGCAGAAATCCTAAAAAAAGAAGGCATTGATTTCCTTCAAGGTTATTTCATTTCAAAACCAAAAACTATTGAAGAAATAATCTACCAAGCTGAAAAGGTTAGCAACTTCTAACCCTGCTATAATTCTCTCAACTTCAAAGCAGGAGAAGAGGTATGAAAGTAGTTAACCTGAGGAAAGAAGGTTGGAAGAGGGAGCCGGAACTCGTAAGGATAAAGAACAGAGGACAAGGCCTTGAAAGTAAGTTCGCCCAGTCGGTCCTTGAGATAATAGAAAACGTTAGAAACTACGGAGACAGTGCCGTTTTCTCCTACGCCAAAAAGTTTGATAAAGTTGATTTAACTCCTGAAAACGTAAAAGTATCAGATAAAGAGGTAGAGGAGGCCTTTAAGAAAGTTCCCAAAGAGGTTGTAGAAGCCTTAAAGTTTGCCGTTGAAAGGGTAGAGAAGTTCCACCAGCACCAGAAAGAAAACTCATACTTCGTGACGGAGCCAGGAATAGTCCTCGGTCAGAAAGTAACCCCCCTTGAAAAGGTTGGAGTTTACGTTCCTGGAGGGAAAGCCGCGTATCCCTCTTCAGTAGTTATGAACGTCGTTCCCGCGAAAGTCGCAGGGGTTGAAAGGGTAGTAATGATAACCCCGGCAGTAGGTTCCCTTGAAATTAACCCATATACCCTGGTAGCTGCAAAGCTTTCTGGAGTTGACGAAATCTACAGAGTAGGAGGAGCTCACGGAGTAGCAGCAATAGCGTTTGGGACGGAAACTATTCCAAAAGTTGACAAGATAGTTGGTCCAGGGAACATCTTCGTTGCCCTTGCAAAGAAGTTCTTATTTGGAACAGTTGACATTGACATGGTTGCAGGCCCAAGTGAAATCCTCGTTATAGCAGATGAAACTGCAAACCCAGACTGGGTTGCAACAGACCTCCTCTCACAGGCAGAACACGACGAACTTGCAGGAGCCTTCTTAGTAACCCACGATAACCGTATAGCAGAAGAGACTGTAAAAGCAGTCCATGAAAAACTTAAAAGGTTAAAGAGAAAAGAAATAGCCGAAAAGTCAATAGAAAACTTTGGAACAGTATTCCTAACTAGAGACGTTTACCACTCTTGCCAAGTTGCAAACGAAATAGCTCCAGAACACCTTGAGGTCGCAACGAAGGAACCCTTTGCCCTTCTTGATTACATAAAGCACGCAGGAGCAATCTTCTTAGGCCACCATACCTGTGAAAGCTTAGGGGATTACGTCTTAGGGCCAAACCACGTTTTACCAACTGGAGGAAGTGCCAGGTTCTTCTCTCCTTTAGGAGTTTACGACTTCGTTAAGCGCTCATCAGTCCTCTACGTAAGCCAAGAAGGGTTTAATAGGGTATCTGGACCTGCAAGGGAACTTGCAGAGTGTGAAGGTCTTGAAGCCCACAGATTGGCTGTCGAAGTAAGGGAAGCTATTAAACTGGTTGCAAAAAGCCTTGAGAGGGTTTAGATGAAGAACCTCCTTTCCGCCGATCAGATAAGCAGGGAGCTCTTTAACGAAATCTACCTAACCGCCCTCTCGGTTAGAAGAGCGCTGAGGGAAGGAAGGAAGAAGTTCAACGTCCTGAGGGGAAAGTGCGTTGTAAACCTCTTCTTTGAACCTTCAACAAGAACCCGCTCCTCATTTGAGAAGGCTGGAAAGTTCCTCTCTGCAGACGTTATAAACATCTCAACGTCAGCTAGCTCTGTAAAGAAGGGAGAAAGCCTAATTGACACTGTTAAAAACCTTGACATGATGCACCCAGACATAATCATCTTAAGGCACCCCTGCGAGGGAGCTCCCTTTTTAGCACAGAAGTTCGTAGAGGCTTCAATAGTTAACGCAGGAGATGGAAGACACCAGCACCCAACTCAGGCGCTCCTTGACTGTGCAACCTTAACAGAACACTTTGGTTCTTTAGAGGGAAAGAGAGTAACAATACTTGGAGACATTGCAAACAGCAGAGTTGCCCGCTCAGATGCCATACTTTTAAGGGAATTAGGAGCAGAAGTATTCATCTACGGCCCATCACCAATGATGCCCAGAGTCCCTGAAGCCCTTGGAGTAAAGAGGTTAAACTCCTTTGAAGAGGTAAAGGAAATTTCAGACGCGGTAATTCTCTTAAGGATTCAGTTAGAGAGGCAAAATGCAAAGAAAACCTTCCCCTCTGTTAGGGAATACTCAGAGCTCTTTGGAATAAACAGGAGAAAGTTAGAAGAGTTAAAACCGGGAACCGTAATCCTCCACCCAGGCCCCTTTAACAGGGGAGTTGAGATAACGGGAGACGTAGCCTACAGTAAGAGGTCTTTAATCTTCCCTCAGGTTGAAATGGGACTTTCGGTAAGGATGGTAGTCCTCTCCCTCCTGTGCGGAAGGCTTGAAAAGTTAAGGGAGGAAATTCAATGAAAAGGAAAATAACGATAGGTATCCTCACACTTGCCACCCTTTTAGCAGGCTGTTTTGAGGGTGGAGTTTTAAATAAGGATTTAATCTTTAAAAGCGAAAACGGAAACGTTACATTCAGCCACGTTTACCATGTAAAGGTAAAAAAACAGCACTGCTCCTACTGCCACCCGAAACTCTTTAAGAAGAAGTTTGGAGCGGATAAGTTCACCATGAAAGACATATGGGAAGGTAAATTCTGCGGAGCTTGCCACAACGGCAGCAAAGCCTTCAGTGCAAAGGATCCCAAAAACTGCTCAAGGTGCCACAAACAAAAAGTTGGAGAGGCTAAATGAGGCTTTTAATAAGGGGAGCTAAAGTTATTGACCCTTTTCAAGGGATAGAGGGTAGAAGGGAAATCCTTATAGAGAACGGAAGGATAGTAAAGATCTCAGAAAGGATAGATAAAGTAGAAGCTTCCCAGGTAATTGATTTAGACGGTCTAATTTTAACTCCCGGTTTAATAGACCTCCACTCCCACTTAAGGGAGCCTGGTCAGGAGTGGAAGGAGGACATAGAGAGCGGTTCAAACGCTGCAGTTGCCGGCGGAATAACTTCAGTCTGCTGCATGGCAAACACCCAGCCGGTTAACGATAACCCCTCCGTTACAAGGTACATAATTGAAAGGGCAAGGGAAGTTGGCCTCTGTGACGTCTTTCCGGTAGGAGCTATAACGAAAGGCTTAAAAGGAGAGGAGCTTGCAGAGATAGGATTAATGGTAAAGGCAGGAATAGTTGCCATCTCGGACGATGGGGAGACTCCAAGGGATAGCAGAGTGTTAAGGAACGCAATGGACTACGCTAGGAGCCTAGGAATTCCCGTATTTACCCACTCAGAGGATAAGACTCTCTCTGCCGGCGGCCATATGAATGAAGGTTACCTATCAAGTCTCCTCGGCGTTCCGGGAATGCCTAAGGAAGCAGAAGAGATAGGAACTGTTAGAGACCTAATAGTGGCAAAACTAACAGGTGCCCATATCCACGTTTGTCACGTCTCCACAAAGGGAGCTCTAAAGGCCATAGAAGAGGCTAAAAAGGATGGAGTAAGAGTTACCTGTGAGATAACTCCCCACCACTTTACACTAACTGAAGAGGCAGTAAAGGAGTTTGATACAAACGCAAAGATGTGCCCACCTTTAAGGGATAAAGAGGACCTTTCAGCCTGCAGAGAAGCTTTAAAAAACGGTACTGCAGATGCAATAGCAACGGACCACGCTCCCCACTCGGAGGACGAAAAGAGCGTTGAGTTCTGCGCCGCTCCCTTTGGAATAATCGGATTCCAGACTCTTCTTCCCCTATCCCTGAACCTAGTTAGGGAGGGCTACCTCACACTCTCCCAAATGGTTGAGAAGCTATCAACTAACCCTGCAAGGATTATTAGGAAGAGGGATATAGGAAATCTGAAAGAGGGAAGCAGAGCAAACATTACAATCTTTGACCCAGACGAGGAGTACACATTAACAGAAGAGTTAATCCTTTCAAAGAGTAAGAACAGCCCCTTCCTAGGCTGGAAGTTAAAGGGAAGAGTGAAGTTTACCATCTATAATGGTAAAATCGTATATAAATCCTAAACTGGAGTTACTATGGCCCAACCAACACCTGCACCGGGAATTAGCTTCTTTGACATATTCTGGCTTCTAATCATCTTCTTCTCCCTCTGGCCCCTCTTCCAGCAGAAAAACCTTGAGTGGGCAAGGTTAAGACTCATAAGGGAAATTGAAAAGAAGAGGAAATCAAGAGTAATAACGATGATTCACAGGCAGGAACGCCTTGCCCTTATGGGATTTCCACTTGTAAGGTTCATAACAATTGAGGACTCTGAAAGGGTCCTTAGGGCAATAAGAATGACTCCAGACGATATGCCCATAGACTTCATAATTCACACACCTGGAGGACTTGCCCTTGCAGCAACTCAGATAGCATCAGCCCTTGCTAAACATAAAGCCCCAGTAAGGGTAATAGTCCCCCACTACGCCATGAGCGGTGGAACGCTCATAGCCCTTGCCGCAGATGAAATAGTAATGGATGAAAACGCCGTCCTGGGACCACTAGACCCCCAACTCGGCCAGTTTCCTGCACCTTCAATAGTAAAGGCAGTTAAGGAAAAGTATCAGGAAGGTAAAGGAAGCATTAAAGATGAAACTTTAATACTTGCAGACGTTGCAGAGAAAGCTTTAGTCCAAATGAAGAGCACAATCTTAAGAATCTTAACTAAAAAGGGGCACGACGAGAAAAAAGCAGAGAAAATTGCCGAACTTTTAACTTCAGGCTACTGGACCCACGATTACCCACTTACAGTTGAAGTAATAAAAGAGCTCGGGCTAAACGTTTCAACCGACGTTCCAAAAGAGGTTTACGAACTTATGGAGCTCTACTACCAACCGGTAGGTCAGCCTTCAGTCCAGTACATTCCAATCCCTTACGGAGAACCTAAGAAAGGGGAGGTACCAGTTAGAAAACCGCATTAGGAGCAGATATGTTTAAAGTAGGAGACAAAGTGGCATATCCCCCCCACGGAGTAGGAATAATTGAAGGGATGGAGGAAAGGGAAATAGGGGGGAGAAAGATACTCTACTACAGAATTAACCTAGTTGGAAAGAACATGTCAATTCTAGTTCCTGAAACCGGAACTGAAAGTAGCGGAATAAGGCCGGTACTCTCGGAGGAGGAAATAGAGGAGATATTCAACTACCTTTCTGAGGTTCCAAAAGGTATAAGTGAAAAGTGGACGGTAAGACACAGACTTAACGTTGATAGGTTAAAAACGGGGGACATTAAAGAGCTTGCCACGGTAGTAAGGAACCTTTCCTACCGTTCTAAGGATAAAGAGCTCTCCTACTCTGAAAAGAGGATGTTTGAAGAAGCTTTCAATAAACTCTCTGAGGAAATTGCCCTTTCACTGGGAGAACCTGTAAGGAAAGTAAAGCAGAAAATAAGGAAAATCCTCAGAGAGGTTAAGAAGTCGTGAGTAAAATTATTGGGGCCTTCTTCCTAGCCCTTATTGTAATCTACCTAATAATCTTTAAAAACTACGGTTTCACCTTAACCCAGTCTCTAATCCTCGGAATCTTCATAACCGCTGCAGCTTTCCTCCTCTATCAGTTCATCCTGAGGAAGAAAATCTCTGTTAAACTAATACTCCTCTTTTCAGCCGGATTTTTCCTAGGCCTTTGGCTTGCAAAGGGTATAACCCTTTCCCTCTACTCTCTATTTACAAACTTCCCCTACCTTCAGGAAATTCTCTTTATAACTCTTCCATACCTCTTTGGACTGCTCGCCGTTGAAATAGGGAGGAAAAAGCCCTTAACGGAAATTTTGAAGGAGGAGAGCTCCCTCTACTGCACACCTAAAGTCCTTGACACAAGTGCAATAATAGACGGAAGGGTGTACGAAATTGCAAAACTCGGCTTTATAGAGGGAAAAATAATAGTTCCAAGGTTCGTCCTTGAAGAACTCCAGAACCTTGCAGACTCAACAGACCCGCTGGTGAGAACTAAAGGGAAAAAGGGTCTTGAGATAGTTACTAAGATCAGGACTTTAGAGAAACCTCCAGTTGAAATCTACGAAAGGGACTTTCCGTGGATTAAAGAGGTTGATACAAAACTCGTAGAACTGTGTAAGAGGCTAAAGGCAAAACTCATAACAACAGACTACAACTTAAACAAAGTGGCAACAATAAAGGGGGTAGAGATACTCAACATTAATGACCTTGCAAATGCCCTTAAACCGGTTGTGGCAGTTGGAGAAGAACTCGTAATTTTCCTAGTAAAGGAAGGAAAAGAGAAAAACCAGGCTGTTGGCTACCTTGACGACGGAACAATGGTAGTTGTTGATAACGCAAAGCACCTTATAGGACACAAAGTTAAAGTAGCAGTAAACAACATACTCCAAACCTCAGCAGGAAAGATAATCTTTGGAAGGTTGAAAGAGGTAGTAAAGTGAGAGTTGCAGTAGTGCCGGCTGCCGGAATAGGAAGGCGGTTCGGTGGGAAGAAACAGTTTTTCAAAATAGGCGGTAGAGAGATCCTAGAGTATCCCTTAAAGGTTCTCAACAAGAGTGACCTGATAGACGGGATAATACTAGTTCTCCCTCAGGAGGATTTAAAGAGAGGAGAAGAGCTAAAGGAAAAGTTCCCAAAACTCCTTAGGGTAATTCCCGGAGGGAAGGAGAGACAAAGCTCGGTATACAGAGGGCTTCTTGCAGCAGAGGAGTTCTCTCCAAAAGAGGTTATCGTTCACGATGGAGTAAGGCCGGTAATAGAGCTTTCAACTATAAGTGACATGGTGATAGCCCTTTCAGACTACCAGTCGGACGGTATAGTTCTAGGAGTAAAGCCAAAGGAAACGGTTAAAGAGGTGGAATCACCACTAGAACCTGGAGATTTTATCGTTAAGAGGACCTTAAACAGGGATAAGCTAATTCTGGTTCAAACTCCTCAGCTCTTTAAGTTCAGAGTTCTTCTAGAGTGCCATAAAAGGGCTGAGAAAGAGGATTTCTTTGCAACAGATGATGCAGCGCTCCTTGAGAGGTACGGATACACTGTTATATCTATTCCTGGAGACTACAGGAACTTAAAGATAACAACTCCCGAAGACCTAAAAGTTGCAGAGCTCTTTTTGAAGGAGATTGGAGCCATTCCAGATTAATTTCCTAGGAGAGAAGATGGAGCTCCTAAGAGAAGTACCCCTCTTTTCAGAACTATCCCAGGAGCAGATTAAAGAGATTACCTCAATATCCTTAGTAAAGAAGTACACAAAGAACCAAACTATCTTCTCTCCGTTTCAAAAAGGCGAATACTTCTTCATTCTAAAGAGGGGGAAAGTAAAAGTCTATAAAACCTCAAGAGATAAGGAGCAGATAATAAGAATCTTTGACAAGCCAACCATGTTTGGAGAAGCAGCAAGTTTTACCGGAAAGAACTTTCCGGCATGGGCAGAAGCTATTGAAGACTCTGAAGTCATACTAATACCAAGGAGGGACTTCCTATCCCTCATAAAGAGGGATCCAGAAATAGGAATGAAGCTAATGTCTGTAATGGCACAGAGGCTCGTTTACCTAACTAACGTTATAGAGAGCCTGTCCCTTAAAAACGCCCTTTCAAAGATCTCCTTATACATACTGAGGAAATCTGAGGAGGAGGGGCAGGAAGTAGAGTTCAGTACAAACCTTGCAGCCATGGAGTTAGGACTTACAAAAGAAACGGTTTCCAGAATGCTCAGCAAACTCAAAGAGATGGGAATTATTGAAAAGGATAGGAACAGAATAAAGATT is from Thermovibrio guaymasensis and encodes:
- a CDS encoding UPF0280 family protein, with translation MVRPEKRYYRRFQNPKGFKSFEVIAGESDLWIAVPESLYSPDLREGISEFVVELRSQIEVYGSSKEEFFTSLTPVEVEPIAPKVVRKMAVECRKCGVGPMAGVAGAVNLFVGRKLEEMGVNQFIIENGGDLFIKREEETLSLLISMNPKFDGKFGILVPPGEWGLSTSSSKFGHSLSLGRVQSATVLSRDPVFSDCCATYLGNSTSPEDALRRLNELDVEGALVFIDGKFVIKGNLKPVLIEPA
- the proC gene encoding pyrroline-5-carboxylate reductase: MNLRIGFIGGGNMAEAFIGAFVGEELILPSMVCVSDVNESRLKELQEKFGVKTFKRNVDVVLNSDVIFLAVKPQVLTSVLEEIKDTVTAAQIVVSMAAGYPIRKIEQVIGDDKKIVRIMPNILVKVRKGVIAFCENKRLLEEEVERIKRLLEATGKVYSLSENLFDAFTGAAGSSPAFIFLLIEALSDAGVRVGLSREISKEIAFQVLEGCASMSRDEHPEVLKDKVSSPAGTTIEGLSVLEEKGARFAFIEAVKRATERSKEISKLVEEM
- the thiD gene encoding bifunctional hydroxymethylpyrimidine kinase/phosphomethylpyrimidine kinase; its protein translation is MDFLLSIAGFDPTGGAGILRDYATFRHFGFLGCAVITANTVQNTKGVKEVDFVEGDFLLEQLDAVLEEIPVKGVKLGLPHREEKVNRKIAERIGKLGVPVVFDPVLAPTFGKEFVEDLKAIAPLIEVSTVITPNYSEFKRLEPSFGEVFKERVLVVKGAPKGEKEVEDLLIVNGKLVEKFVHKKDSRVVRGTGCAFSSSFLSLLSKGFKVDEAFKVAVEFVGGYRESSFELSGGGQLYPEF
- the rpiB gene encoding ribose 5-phosphate isomerase B; amino-acid sequence: MKIALACDHGGFRLKEVIKSYLEELGIEYVDYGTYSEESVDYPDFAYKAAKGIVNGEADRGIFICGTGIGISIAANKVKGIRAALCYNVYAAEMSRRHNDANVLCLGGRVIGDELAKRIVKAWIETPFEGGRHERRVNKISEIEKNEWEDS
- the glyA gene encoding serine hydroxymethyltransferase; its protein translation is MKHLKSVDPEIFEALKCEYRRQNEHLELIASENFTSPAVMEAQGSVLTNKYAEGYPGKRYYGGCECVDVAERLAIERCKELFKAEHVNVQPHSGSQANQAVYLAVLKPGDTILSMNLSHGGHLSHGSPVNMTGKYFNVVQYGVRKDTETIDFDQVYQLAKEHKPKLIICGASAYPRVIDFDKFREIADEVGALLLADIAHIAGLVVAGLHPSPIEACHFVTTTTHKTLRGPRGGVVMCKEEFAKDIDKAVFPGLQGGPLMHVIAAKAVAFKEAQTEEFKKYQEQVVKNAKVMAEELQRQGFRLVSGGTDNHLMLVDLTDKGITGKEAEAALGRANITVNKNTIPFDTRSPFVTSGIRIGTPAITTRGVKEDEARRIAQLIAKVLNNINDEKVIEKVKSEVLEICTKHPLYPELKDLYS
- a CDS encoding EAL domain-containing protein, with the translated sequence MNSKNLIKKSAQKASEELIKNLSLISYSEISEKKVENIKKVILKFLSKELEVSEAIKEIIKNKLPFFLIQKFIENFKVELAKEIAVENPDSKEETKTIKAKLQNLENEIAKEYLKINIGELEDIKNSKLKKYALYRAHANYIERIIESVRREELSKFPLESYTESDFKTSIYYPESIMACMNAYLCDYLENLEKAVFRAAKAFFILLKKGNYTEGLLAFGELKELALKVSQKLAELYFQAFTKGDSNFIKLVEYLKEFYPKQFIAALDFADLKKLNRTLSEAKVDKILEETEKVIQNFFESQKKNYLAVRGINHNFLILGVGIEEEKFEKDIKKLTVLLEKTLKQIGTEAPFRVYGFLLDERFEGFENRLNNLLTKLKEISKKEEKQVFIITNEEGIEKLFKWQKEQLRKISFITGKINNNNIEIVFQPIADSKTFNIIALETLFRLRDGDSLVPPGLFIDLIYQFNLITNIDKIVLKRILEQKDLVASVTTNLFINVSPQSLSSVSFLKKLDNFLKKMENFSIFLEITEQRLLENACELKQISKKYPNLKFAIDDFGSGYSSFKLVIDLAENRTLEVLKLDGSFTKKISSSQFTRNVVKAIGSLSKNLGIKTVAEFVEEPEAAEILKKEGIDFLQGYFISKPKTIEEIIYQAEKVSNF